One region of Streptosporangiales bacterium genomic DNA includes:
- a CDS encoding VWA domain-containing protein translates to MHLAVMQVLAADWKFKWPAVLWLGILGVVALVVLYILLQRRRNRFAVRFTNVKLLDKVAPRRPSWRKHLPALAFVLTLLVVIVAAARPAYAVQVPRERATVVLAMDISPSMLSGDVKPNRLAAAKKAAKSFLDEVPPKINVGLVAFSRSGNVKVPPTTERAAMQTGIDDLKVDKYTAIGEGVFASLDAVKLAPKPRGTDKKVPAAVILMSDGESTVGRSNQEAAAAAKEQKVPVSTIAFGTDDGTVTIAPNPFPQTVPPDPEALREIAETTGGKFYEATDGQQLNRVYEDLGSSIGYVKSYRETTYQWALAGLLSLVVTAALGLALTSKFP, encoded by the coding sequence TCGTCGCGCTCGTGGTGCTCTACATCCTGCTGCAGCGCCGGCGGAACCGGTTCGCCGTGCGGTTCACCAACGTGAAGCTGCTCGACAAGGTGGCACCGCGGCGGCCGAGCTGGCGCAAGCACCTGCCCGCGCTCGCGTTCGTGCTCACCCTGCTCGTCGTGATCGTCGCCGCGGCGCGCCCGGCGTACGCGGTGCAGGTGCCGCGCGAGCGCGCCACCGTGGTGCTCGCGATGGACATCTCGCCGTCGATGCTGTCCGGTGACGTGAAGCCGAACCGGCTGGCCGCGGCGAAGAAGGCAGCGAAGTCGTTCCTCGACGAGGTGCCGCCGAAGATCAACGTCGGGCTCGTGGCGTTCTCCCGCAGCGGCAACGTCAAGGTGCCGCCGACGACCGAGCGCGCGGCGATGCAGACCGGCATCGACGACCTGAAGGTCGACAAGTACACGGCGATCGGTGAGGGCGTCTTCGCGTCGCTGGACGCCGTCAAGCTCGCGCCGAAGCCGCGCGGCACCGACAAGAAGGTGCCCGCCGCTGTCATCCTGATGTCCGACGGCGAGTCCACCGTCGGCAGGTCGAACCAGGAGGCCGCGGCCGCGGCCAAGGAGCAGAAGGTGCCGGTGTCGACCATCGCGTTCGGCACCGACGACGGCACCGTCACGATCGCGCCGAACCCGTTCCCGCAGACCGTCCCGCCCGACCCCGAGGCGCTGCGTGAGATCGCCGAGACGACCGGCGGGAAGTTCTACGAGGCGACCGACGGGCAGCAGCTGAACCGGGTCTACGAGGACCTCGGCTCGTCCATCGGGTACGTGAAGAGCTACCGCGAGACGACGTACCAGTGGGCGCTGGCCGGACTCCTCAGCCTGGTCGTCACCGCGGCGCTCGGACTCGCCCTCACCAGCAAGTTTCCATAG